In a genomic window of Anoxybacter fermentans:
- the rpe gene encoding ribulose-phosphate 3-epimerase — translation MTGVKVAPSILTADFTRIKEEINSIQDAEWLHIDVMDGHFVPNITFGPKMVADIRKWTDQVLDVHLMIENPDQFIPEFAKAGADYITVHQEASVHLHRTVYMIKNLGLKAGVALNPATPVMALEHILPDLDLVLIMSVNPGFGGQSFIPASLKKIRWVRERALELGLTDLEIQVDGGVNLKTAPGIIKAGATILVAGSAVIGASDRAKAIAQLRYCGGNLV, via the coding sequence ATGACCGGAGTTAAAGTAGCTCCATCTATCCTGACAGCAGATTTTACTAGGATAAAAGAAGAAATTAACTCTATTCAGGATGCTGAATGGCTTCATATAGATGTAATGGATGGACATTTTGTTCCAAATATAACTTTTGGCCCTAAGATGGTAGCCGATATACGTAAATGGACCGACCAGGTTCTGGATGTTCATTTAATGATTGAAAATCCAGATCAATTTATACCTGAATTCGCAAAAGCTGGTGCAGACTATATTACCGTTCATCAGGAAGCATCTGTTCATCTGCATCGTACTGTTTATATGATCAAAAATTTAGGGTTGAAAGCTGGAGTTGCTTTAAATCCGGCTACACCGGTAATGGCTTTAGAACATATCTTACCAGATCTGGATCTAGTTTTGATTATGAGTGTAAATCCCGGTTTTGGAGGTCAGTCATTTATTCCTGCCAGTCTTAAGAAGATTAGATGGGTACGGGAGCGTGCTTTAGAGTTAGGGTTGACCGATTTAGAGATTCAGGTAGATGGAGGAGTGAATCTTAAAACTGCTCCTGGTATAATTAAGGCAGGAGCTACTATTTTGGTTGCAGGTTCTGCAGTGATTGGTGCTTCTGACCGTGCTAAGGCCATTGCTCAATTAAGATATTGCGGTGGCAATCTGGTCTAG